From a region of the Vidua macroura isolate BioBank_ID:100142 chromosome 3, ASM2450914v1, whole genome shotgun sequence genome:
- the LOC128805777 gene encoding molecular chaperone MKKS-like, which translates to MSRLEAKKPPLFISEPLTRDAVSQSLCLLSGILKSSYGPAGRLKQLHNGVGGCVCTTSQSSALLGHLSISQPVLRVLTASVRNHVSRFSDCGLFTAILCCGFIENFRSLNVAPFTVIKISKHLLSLCMDHLKSEACGCRVSVDFSSVETLVCLVQSILTSKPACMLNKTEVHHLTSLVLKAFIFTVPCHVETNAVLGKCVVIPVKGRRVVDSAVLPGLLIEAPEIQLGKPLAVKRTGSNMIKIALFSVSMSGDGSNPEEGTIAVHHGVSLEVSELNQLLNVGKQLVKDEVGLVVCQKVMHPSLKQYLKENGVVAVDRAGLSLMEPLGHVTGSQPIASIHSLSPGCYGSLKDLCVESFASKHFLHLIPEDTVICSLILCNRSETAWDELKRVCETAEHVLQLTVKEPWALLGGGCTETHLASYIRHKSSSLPASTFKDLGCSQTQYQLVADGFCRSLETVARSLSHDGEEVLTDVVYGHCWFVPSGSPCVSRWSDLVSKCGCGVNGNTEDLSWSFLQGQSGSTILQGCPKEPSVKVADLRTLDCFAAKCSGLQVALETASLILDLSYIIEDQN; encoded by the exons ATGTCTCGCCTTGAAGCTAAAAAGCCTCCATTATTTATTAGTGAGCCGTTAACTAGAGATGCAGTGAGTCAGTCACTGTGTCTGTTGAGTGGGATATTAAAATCTTCCTACGGTCCTGCTGGTCGACTCAAACAGCTCCACAATGGTGTGGGGGGCTGTGTTTGTACCACTTCCCAATCCTCAGCCCTCCTGGGGCACCTTTCCATCAGCCAGCCTGTGCTGCGTGTCCTGACAGCCTCTGTACGGAACCACGTGTCACGTTTCAGTGACTGTGGCTTATTCACTGCCATTCTTTGCTGTGGCTTCATTGAAAATTTCAGGAGCCTGAACGTTGCACCTTTTACTGTCATTAAAATAAGCAAGCATCTTCTGAGTCTGTGCATGGACCACCTGAAATCTGAGGCCTGTGGTTGCCGGGTGTCTGTGGATTTCAGCAGTGTTGAGACTCTTGTTTGTTTGGTACAGAGCATTTTAACAAGCAAACCTGCTTGCATGCTTAATAAAACTGAAGTTCATCATCTCACCTCGCTGGTTTTAAAGGCTTTTATATTTACTGTTCCATGTCATGTTGAGACTAATGCTGTTTTAGGGAAGTGTGTGGTGATACCTGTGAAAGGTAGAAGAGTTGTGGATTCTGCAGTTCTTCCTGGACTGCTGATAGAAGCGCCAGaaatccagctgggaaaacCACTTGCTGTCAAAAGGACTGGTTCAAACATGATCAAGATTGCACTTTTCAGTGTGTCCATGTCAGGTGATGGCTCTAACCCTGAGGAAGGAACTATAGCAGTCCATCATGGAGTTTCTCTGGAAGTGTCAGAGCTGAATCAGTTGCTTAATGTGGGAAAGCAACTGGTTAAGGATGAGGTGGGCCTTGTGGTGTGCCAGAAGgtgatgcatccctccttgaAGCAGTACCTGAAGGAGAACGGTGTTGTGGCTgtggacagggctgggctgtctCTGATGGAGCCCCTGGGCCATGTGACAG GTTCACAGCCTATAGCTTCCATACATTCATTGTCTCCTGGCTGTTACGGCAGTTTGAAAGATTTGTGCGTTGAGAGTTTTGCTTCAAAGCATTTTCTACATCTAATTCCTGAGGACACAGTTATCTGCAGCCTGATACTCTGTAACAGAAGTGAAACAGCATGGGATGAATTGAAG CGTGTCTGTGAAACTGCAGAACACGTGTTACAGTTAACAGTGAAGGAACCTTGGGCATTATTAGGAGGGGGCTGTACAGAAACTCACCTGGCTTCATACATAAGACACAAG AGTTCTAGTCTGCCTGCCAGCACTTTCAAAGACCTGGGTTGTTCTCAGACCCAGTACCAATTGGTTGCTGACGGGTTTTGCCGTTCCCTGGAGACTGTAGCTCGCTCTCTGAGTCATGATGGTGAAGAAGTTCTGACAGATGTGGTTTATGGACACTGTTGGTTTGTTCCCTCAGGTTCTCCCTGTGTCTCCAGGTGGTCAGATTTAGTTTCAAAATGCGGCTGTGGGGTGAATGGTAACACAGAGGACCTCAGCTGGAGCTTTTTGCAAGGCCAGTCTGGCTCTACCATTTTACAGGGCTGTCCTAAAGAGCCCTCAGTAAAGGTTGCTGACCTCCGGACTCTGGATTGCTTTGCTGCCAAGTGCAGTGGCCTGCAAGTAGCTCTGGAGACAGCCAGCCTGATTTTGGATCTCTCATACATAATTGAAGATCAAAATTAG